A single genomic interval of Microbacterium sp. LWO14-1.2 harbors:
- a CDS encoding MerR family transcriptional regulator encodes MNADERADDPRFVTELLFTDGLPAMDDEVGYRGAVAARAAGITYRQLDYWARTELVEPTVRGASGSGSQRLYGFRDILVLKLVKSLLDTGISLQQIRTAVDELRRAGIRDLAGTTLMSDGASVYLCTSNDEVIDLVSRGQGVFGIAVGKVLREVESTLVEFDPTAPDPVDELSARRAKRSA; translated from the coding sequence ATGAATGCGGACGAGCGTGCAGACGACCCGCGGTTCGTGACCGAACTCCTCTTCACCGACGGCCTGCCGGCGATGGACGACGAGGTCGGCTACCGCGGTGCGGTCGCCGCCCGTGCCGCCGGCATCACCTACCGTCAGCTCGACTACTGGGCCCGCACCGAGCTCGTCGAGCCCACCGTGCGCGGCGCGAGCGGCTCGGGCTCGCAGCGCCTGTACGGCTTCCGCGACATCCTCGTGCTGAAGCTCGTCAAGAGCCTGCTCGACACCGGCATCTCCCTGCAGCAGATCCGCACCGCCGTCGACGAACTGCGCCGTGCCGGCATCCGCGACCTCGCCGGCACCACTCTCATGAGCGACGGCGCCTCGGTCTACCTGTGCACGTCGAACGACGAGGTCATCGACCTCGTGAGTCGGGGACAGGGCGTCTTCGGCATCGCCGTCGGCAAGGTGCTGCGCGAGGTGGAGTCGACCCTGGTCGAGTTCGACCCGACCGCGCCGGACCCCGTCGACGAGCTCAGCGCCCGTCGCGCCAAGCGCTCGGCCTGA
- a CDS encoding type III polyketide synthase, with protein sequence MSRPAVLRSLHTIVPDTVLPQDEVRDLFASQPDVGRLGRRLIGASFNGSGIDSRHTVIAELSQAVQSEDPTFFDRESGLLLAPGTKTRNEVYVQEATPLFIAAARGALDADPDLQAADVTHVITVSCTGFHAPGPEYEIVRALGLRDSVQRYHLGFMGCYAAMPALKAASQFCAADPEAVVLVVSVELCTLHLRSSEDPDLIVACSLFADGAAAGIVTARELPTEERGVVLDGFHTAIAEEGEKDMAWTIGDSGFEMILSTAVPQIIGETIIGALRPLYARDEDLAEAFDQGRVGDRVEHWAIHPGGRSILDRIQDRLHLSDEQMSPARETLREKGNMSSATILFVLKRILDEGARDGSRVAAMAFGPGLTAESALMTVVAPDTA encoded by the coding sequence ATGAGCCGTCCCGCTGTACTCCGATCGCTGCACACGATCGTCCCCGACACCGTCCTCCCGCAAGACGAGGTGCGCGATCTGTTCGCCTCGCAGCCCGACGTCGGTCGTCTCGGCCGTCGGCTCATCGGCGCCTCCTTCAACGGATCGGGCATCGACAGCCGGCACACCGTCATCGCGGAGCTGTCGCAGGCCGTGCAGAGCGAGGACCCGACGTTCTTCGACCGCGAGTCGGGGCTGCTGCTCGCACCTGGAACCAAGACGCGCAACGAGGTCTACGTGCAGGAGGCGACTCCTCTGTTCATCGCCGCCGCCCGCGGCGCGCTCGATGCCGACCCCGACCTGCAGGCGGCCGATGTCACCCACGTCATCACGGTCTCCTGCACGGGCTTCCACGCCCCTGGGCCGGAATACGAGATCGTCCGCGCGCTGGGTCTGCGCGACAGCGTGCAGCGGTACCACCTCGGATTCATGGGGTGCTATGCGGCGATGCCCGCGCTGAAGGCCGCGAGCCAGTTCTGCGCGGCCGACCCGGAAGCGGTGGTGCTGGTGGTGAGCGTCGAACTGTGCACGCTGCACCTGCGGTCGTCCGAGGACCCCGACCTCATCGTCGCGTGCTCGCTCTTCGCCGACGGCGCCGCTGCCGGAATCGTGACCGCCCGCGAGCTGCCGACGGAGGAGCGCGGAGTGGTGCTCGACGGCTTCCACACCGCGATCGCCGAGGAGGGCGAGAAGGACATGGCGTGGACGATCGGCGACAGCGGCTTCGAGATGATCCTCTCGACGGCGGTGCCGCAGATCATCGGAGAGACGATCATCGGCGCCCTCCGGCCCCTGTACGCCCGCGACGAAGACCTGGCGGAGGCCTTCGATCAGGGTCGGGTCGGAGACCGCGTCGAGCACTGGGCCATCCATCCCGGCGGGCGCAGCATCCTCGATCGCATCCAGGATCGACTGCATCTCAGTGACGAGCAGATGTCGCCGGCGCGCGAGACCCTGCGCGAGAAGGGCAACATGTCGAGCGCGACGATCCTCTTCGTGCTCAAGCGGATCCTCGACGAGGGGGCCCGGGACGGGTCCCGCGTGGCGGCGATGGCCTTCGGGCCCGGACTCACGGCGGAGAGCGCGCTGATGACCGTGGTCGCGCCGGATACCGCATGA
- a CDS encoding FHA domain-containing protein encodes MTDSESRPGGDAAIHRSGEQRHDVTQTFGHDSDLSFVPFGVELTDVEQGAIAALPAGSALLLVRSGALAGARYLLDTDVTTVGRHPEADIFFDDVTVSRRHAEITRSGSTFEIIDQRSLNGTYVNGERVDRSVLVDGSELRVGKFRLNFFVSPVDRVAANA; translated from the coding sequence GTGACAGACAGCGAAAGCCGACCGGGCGGAGACGCCGCGATCCACCGTTCCGGCGAGCAGAGGCACGACGTGACGCAGACGTTCGGGCACGACTCCGACCTCTCGTTCGTGCCGTTCGGCGTGGAGTTGACCGACGTCGAGCAGGGCGCCATCGCGGCCCTTCCTGCGGGCTCGGCACTCCTCCTCGTCCGTTCGGGCGCCCTCGCCGGCGCCCGCTACCTCCTCGACACCGACGTGACGACCGTCGGGCGCCACCCGGAGGCCGACATCTTCTTCGACGACGTGACGGTGTCGCGGCGTCACGCGGAGATCACCCGCAGCGGGTCGACCTTCGAGATCATCGACCAGCGGTCGCTCAACGGCACGTACGTGAACGGCGAGCGGGTCGACCGCAGCGTCCTCGTCGACGGCTCGGAGCTGCGTGTCGGCAAGTTCCGGCTGAACTTCTTCGTCTCCCCGGTCGATCGAGTCGCGGCGAACGCCTGA
- a CDS encoding copper resistance CopC family protein, with product MKTVARRRPLVPVALAAALLTAFLLFAAPLPASAHDSILGSSPEADSTVDTLPAALTLTFSAKLIDGAGATEVVVTDASGASVTDGAATVDGAIVTQPLVAEAAAGGYHVIWKIVSSDGHPTSGEFDFTVANSTVAAPTPDPSATPEATPSAEATAAPAATPTPQPSAAAAEDGSSATTWIWLLAIAGVLAAAVAGVIAVALKGRARDAETAAADPSEPDSGTPSER from the coding sequence GTGAAAACCGTCGCCCGTCGTCGTCCTCTCGTCCCCGTCGCCCTGGCCGCCGCGCTGCTCACGGCGTTCCTCCTGTTCGCCGCGCCGCTCCCCGCCTCGGCGCACGACAGCATCCTCGGCTCGTCCCCCGAGGCGGACAGCACGGTCGACACTCTTCCCGCCGCACTGACCCTCACCTTCAGCGCGAAGCTCATCGACGGCGCCGGCGCGACCGAGGTGGTCGTCACCGACGCTTCGGGCGCGTCGGTCACGGACGGAGCCGCCACCGTGGACGGCGCGATCGTCACGCAGCCGCTCGTCGCAGAGGCGGCAGCGGGCGGCTATCACGTGATCTGGAAGATCGTCTCCAGCGACGGCCACCCCACCTCGGGCGAGTTCGACTTCACCGTCGCGAACAGCACGGTCGCCGCCCCCACTCCCGACCCGAGCGCCACGCCCGAGGCGACCCCGTCCGCGGAGGCGACGGCCGCTCCGGCCGCGACGCCGACGCCCCAGCCCTCCGCGGCCGCGGCGGAGGACGGGTCATCGGCCACCACCTGGATCTGGCTCCTCGCGATCGCCGGCGTGCTCGCCGCAGCGGTCGCGGGTGTCATCGCGGTCGCCCTGAAGGGCCGTGCCCGCGACGCCGAGACCGCCGCCGCCGACCCCTCGGAACCCGATTCCGGCACCCCGTCAGAGCGATAG
- the lpdA gene encoding dihydrolipoyl dehydrogenase, whose protein sequence is MPHYDVVILGAGPGGYVAAVRSAQLGLSTAIIEEKYWGGVCLNVGCIPSKALLKNAELAHTLNHKADFFGISGEFTIDYGKAFDRSRVVADGRVKGIHFLMKKNKVTEYDGRGTFTGPKAISVAKSDGTTEEVTFDNVIIATGSKVRLLPGVQLSDNVVTYEEQILSRELPKSIVIVGAGAIGMEFAYVMTNYGVKVTIIEFLDRALPNEDADVSKEIAKQYKNYGVDILTSTKVESVVDNGSSVTVSYTGKDGQQASIEADKVLMSVGFAPNVEGFGLDKTGVKLTERGAIDIDDHMRTNVEGIYAIGDVTMKLQLAHVAEAQGVVAAETIGKAETQTLGDYRMMPRATFCSPQVASFGLTEQQAKDEGREIKVATFPFMANGKAHGLGEPVGFVKLIADAEHLELIGAHMIGPDVSELLPELTLAQKWDLTALELARNVHTHPTLSEALQEGFHGLAGHMINF, encoded by the coding sequence ATGCCTCACTACGATGTCGTCATCCTCGGTGCCGGTCCTGGTGGATACGTCGCCGCCGTCCGCAGCGCACAGCTCGGCCTCTCCACGGCCATCATCGAAGAGAAGTACTGGGGCGGTGTCTGCCTCAACGTCGGCTGCATCCCCTCCAAGGCTCTCCTCAAGAACGCGGAGCTCGCGCACACGCTGAACCACAAGGCCGACTTCTTCGGCATCTCGGGTGAGTTCACGATCGACTACGGCAAGGCCTTCGACCGCAGCCGCGTCGTCGCGGACGGCCGCGTCAAGGGCATCCACTTCCTGATGAAGAAGAACAAGGTCACCGAGTACGACGGCCGCGGCACGTTCACGGGGCCGAAGGCCATCTCGGTCGCCAAGTCCGACGGCACGACCGAAGAGGTCACGTTCGACAACGTCATCATCGCCACCGGCTCCAAGGTCCGCCTGCTCCCCGGCGTGCAGCTCAGCGACAACGTCGTGACCTATGAGGAGCAGATCCTCAGCCGCGAGCTCCCGAAGTCCATCGTCATCGTGGGCGCCGGCGCCATCGGCATGGAGTTCGCCTACGTCATGACGAACTACGGCGTGAAGGTCACGATCATCGAGTTCCTCGACCGTGCACTCCCCAACGAGGACGCGGACGTGTCGAAGGAGATCGCCAAGCAGTACAAGAACTACGGCGTCGACATCCTCACCTCCACGAAGGTCGAGAGCGTCGTCGACAACGGCTCCTCCGTCACGGTCTCGTACACCGGCAAGGACGGCCAGCAGGCGTCGATCGAGGCCGACAAGGTGCTCATGTCGGTGGGCTTCGCGCCCAACGTCGAGGGCTTCGGACTCGACAAGACCGGCGTCAAGCTGACCGAGCGCGGCGCCATCGACATCGACGACCACATGCGCACCAACGTCGAGGGCATCTACGCCATCGGCGACGTGACCATGAAGCTGCAGCTCGCGCACGTCGCAGAGGCGCAGGGCGTGGTCGCGGCCGAGACCATCGGCAAGGCGGAGACCCAGACCCTCGGCGACTACCGCATGATGCCGCGCGCGACGTTCTGCTCCCCGCAGGTCGCGTCGTTCGGCCTGACCGAGCAGCAGGCCAAGGACGAGGGCCGCGAGATCAAGGTCGCGACCTTCCCGTTCATGGCGAACGGCAAGGCGCACGGTCTCGGCGAGCCCGTCGGCTTCGTCAAGCTGATCGCCGACGCCGAGCACCTCGAGCTCATCGGCGCCCACATGATCGGCCCCGACGTGTCGGAGCTCCTGCCCGAGCTCACGCTCGCGCAGAAGTGGGACCTCACGGCGCTCGAGCTCGCTCGCAACGTGCACACGCACCCGACGCTGTCCGAGGCCCTGCAGGAGGGCTTCCACGGCCTCGCCGGCCACATGATCAACTTCTGA
- a CDS encoding ParA family protein — MHVLSVSSLKGGVGKTTVTLGLASAAFARGVRTLVVDLDPQSDVSTGMDIQVAGRLNIADVLANPKEKVVRQAITSSGWAKVHPGTIDVLIGSPSAINFDGPHPSVRDVWKLEEALAAVEADYDLVLIDCAPSLNALTRTAWAASDRVMVVTEPGLFSVAAADRALRAIEEIRRGLSPRLQPLGIVVNRVRPQSIEHQFRIKELRDMFGPLVLSPQLPERTSLQQAQGAAKPLHIWPGDSAQELAADFDQLLDRIIRTGRIPVSESGAQA; from the coding sequence GTGCACGTACTCAGCGTCAGCTCTCTCAAAGGAGGCGTCGGCAAGACGACCGTGACACTCGGACTGGCCTCAGCGGCCTTCGCCCGCGGTGTCCGCACTCTCGTCGTCGACCTCGACCCCCAGTCGGATGTGTCCACCGGAATGGACATCCAGGTGGCCGGTCGGCTCAACATCGCCGACGTCCTGGCCAACCCCAAGGAGAAGGTGGTCCGTCAGGCGATCACCTCCAGCGGCTGGGCCAAGGTGCACCCCGGCACGATCGACGTGCTCATCGGCAGCCCGTCGGCCATCAACTTCGACGGTCCGCACCCGAGCGTCCGCGACGTCTGGAAGCTCGAGGAGGCGCTGGCCGCGGTCGAGGCCGACTACGACCTCGTCCTCATCGACTGCGCGCCGTCGCTCAACGCCCTGACGCGTACCGCGTGGGCCGCCAGCGACCGTGTCATGGTCGTCACCGAGCCCGGCCTGTTCTCCGTCGCCGCAGCCGACCGTGCGCTGCGCGCGATCGAGGAGATCCGCCGAGGCCTCTCCCCTCGCCTGCAGCCGCTCGGCATCGTCGTGAACCGCGTGCGCCCGCAGTCGATCGAGCACCAGTTCCGTATCAAGGAGCTGCGTGACATGTTCGGCCCGCTCGTCCTCTCGCCGCAGCTGCCGGAGCGCACGTCGCTGCAGCAGGCGCAGGGCGCGGCGAAGCCGCTGCACATCTGGCCGGGAGACTCCGCCCAGGAGCTCGCCGCCGACTTCGACCAGCTCCTCGACCGAATCATCCGCACCGGTCGTATCCCTGTCTCGGAGTCCGGCGCCCAGGCGTGA
- a CDS encoding pyruvate carboxylase: MFQKILVANRGEIAIRAFRAAVEVGARTVAVFPHEDRGSVHRLKADEAYEIGERGHPVRAYLDVDEIIRVAKEAGADAIYPGYGFLSENPDLAEKAAANGIVFIGPPASVLEMAGNKVEAKRHAVEAGVPVLRSTEASDDVDALVAQAEGIGFPLFAKAVAGGGGRGMRRVESAAELAPALAEAMREAQSAFGDPRMFLEQAVVRPRHIEVQILADKTGETVHLFERDCSVQRRHQKVVEIAPAPNLDDDVRTALHGYAVAFARSIGYENAGTVEFLLETAGERSGEVVFIEMNPRIQVEHTVTEEVTDVDLVQSQMRIAAGQSLADLGLQQQDLHLRGAALQCRITTEDPTQGFRPDTGKITTYRSPGGAGIRLDGGTVHQGAQISPHFDSMLAKLTCRGRDFPAAVARARRALAEFRIRGVSTNIPFLQALLDDQAFIAGDVSTSFIDERPELLRGRASKDRGTKILNWLVDVTVNKPHGTHPGVIDPRAKLPAIDLSTEPVAGSRQRLLELGPEGFARSLREQSALAITDTTFRDAHQSLLATRVRTRDLAAAAPYLARLTPGLLSVEAWGGATYDVALRFLGEDPWERLDTLRAALPNIAIQMLLRGRNTVGYTPYPAAVTDAFVQEAAASGIDIFRIFDALNDVGQMRPAIDAVRGAGTAVAEVALCYTGDLLNPAENLYTLDYYLRLAEQIVDAGAHVIAIKDMAGLLRPAAAVKLVTALRERFDQPVHLHTHDTPGGQLATLLAASAAGVDAVDAASAPLSGTTSQPSLSSLVAALAHTERDSGIDLAAVSDLEPYWEAVRRQYAPFESGLPGPTGRVYHHEIPGGQLSNLRQQAKALGLADDFELIEDMYAAADRILGRVPKVTPSSKVVGDLALHLAAVKADPADFEANPEKYDVPDSVVGFMAGELGDLPGGWPEPFRSKVLAGRSVRTGLTDISADDERALGGESAERRERLNTLLFPAPTREFAQTRELFGDLSVLDTADYLYGLVQGQEHLVEIDRGVQLYVGLEAIGDADERGIRTVMTTLNGQLRPVFVRDRSVVVDAHEVEKADTSVPGQVAAPFSGVVTLKTEVGASVAAGEPVASIEAMKMEAAITAPVAGVVERLAIGETQQVDAGDLLVVIRPAH; the protein is encoded by the coding sequence ATGTTCCAGAAGATCCTGGTGGCGAACCGCGGCGAGATCGCGATCCGTGCCTTCCGTGCGGCAGTCGAGGTCGGAGCGAGGACGGTGGCCGTCTTCCCCCACGAGGACCGCGGCTCTGTCCACAGGCTGAAGGCCGACGAGGCCTACGAGATCGGTGAGCGGGGGCATCCGGTCCGGGCGTACCTCGACGTCGATGAGATCATCCGCGTCGCCAAGGAGGCCGGCGCCGACGCCATCTACCCCGGCTACGGGTTCCTGTCCGAGAACCCCGACCTCGCCGAGAAGGCGGCGGCGAACGGGATCGTGTTCATCGGCCCGCCGGCATCCGTGCTCGAGATGGCGGGCAACAAGGTCGAGGCCAAGCGGCACGCCGTCGAAGCGGGAGTGCCCGTGCTGCGGTCGACCGAGGCATCCGACGACGTCGACGCGCTCGTCGCGCAGGCCGAGGGGATCGGATTCCCCCTCTTCGCGAAGGCCGTCGCCGGCGGCGGCGGTCGAGGAATGCGACGCGTCGAGTCCGCAGCGGAGCTCGCGCCCGCGCTGGCCGAGGCGATGCGGGAGGCGCAGAGCGCCTTCGGCGACCCGCGGATGTTCCTCGAGCAGGCCGTCGTGCGGCCGCGGCACATCGAGGTGCAGATCCTCGCCGACAAGACCGGAGAGACCGTTCACCTGTTCGAGCGCGACTGCTCGGTGCAGCGCCGACACCAGAAGGTCGTCGAGATCGCGCCCGCCCCGAACCTCGACGACGACGTGCGCACCGCGCTGCACGGCTACGCCGTGGCGTTCGCCCGATCGATCGGCTACGAGAACGCCGGCACCGTCGAGTTCCTGCTGGAGACGGCGGGGGAGCGCTCGGGCGAGGTCGTCTTCATCGAGATGAACCCCCGCATCCAGGTCGAGCACACGGTCACCGAGGAGGTGACCGACGTCGACCTCGTGCAGAGCCAGATGCGCATCGCGGCGGGACAGAGCCTCGCCGACCTCGGCCTGCAGCAGCAGGACCTGCACCTGCGTGGGGCCGCCCTGCAGTGCCGCATCACGACCGAGGACCCGACTCAGGGCTTCCGGCCGGACACGGGCAAGATCACCACCTACCGCTCGCCGGGCGGAGCAGGCATCCGTCTCGACGGCGGTACGGTGCACCAGGGCGCGCAGATCAGCCCGCACTTCGACTCGATGCTCGCGAAGCTCACCTGCCGCGGTCGGGACTTCCCGGCGGCGGTCGCGAGGGCGCGTCGCGCTCTCGCCGAGTTCCGCATCCGCGGTGTCTCCACGAACATCCCCTTCCTCCAGGCCCTGCTCGACGACCAGGCGTTCATCGCGGGTGACGTGAGCACGTCGTTCATCGACGAGCGACCCGAACTCCTGCGCGGGCGGGCGTCCAAGGACCGCGGCACGAAGATCCTGAACTGGCTCGTCGACGTCACGGTCAACAAGCCGCACGGCACACATCCCGGTGTGATCGATCCGCGCGCCAAGCTCCCCGCGATCGACCTCTCGACGGAGCCGGTCGCGGGTTCCCGGCAGCGGCTGCTCGAGCTCGGACCGGAGGGGTTCGCGCGCAGTCTGCGCGAGCAGAGCGCTCTCGCGATCACCGACACGACGTTCCGCGATGCGCACCAGTCGCTGCTCGCCACCCGCGTCCGCACCCGCGATCTCGCCGCCGCCGCCCCCTACCTCGCGCGACTGACGCCGGGACTGCTCTCGGTCGAGGCCTGGGGAGGGGCGACCTACGACGTCGCGCTGCGCTTCCTCGGCGAGGACCCGTGGGAGCGCCTCGACACGCTGCGGGCCGCCCTGCCGAACATCGCCATCCAGATGCTGCTGCGAGGGCGGAACACCGTCGGGTACACGCCGTACCCCGCGGCGGTCACCGACGCGTTCGTGCAGGAGGCCGCGGCCAGCGGCATCGACATCTTCCGCATCTTCGACGCGCTGAACGACGTCGGTCAGATGCGGCCGGCGATCGACGCCGTGCGAGGCGCAGGCACCGCCGTCGCCGAGGTCGCGCTGTGCTACACGGGCGACCTGTTGAATCCCGCCGAGAACCTCTACACGCTCGACTACTACCTGCGCCTCGCGGAGCAGATCGTCGATGCCGGCGCGCACGTCATCGCCATCAAGGACATGGCCGGTCTCCTGCGTCCCGCCGCTGCGGTGAAGCTCGTCACGGCGCTCCGAGAGCGCTTCGACCAGCCCGTGCACCTGCACACTCACGACACTCCCGGCGGACAGCTCGCGACCCTGCTCGCCGCGAGCGCCGCGGGCGTGGATGCCGTGGATGCGGCATCCGCTCCGCTCTCCGGCACCACGAGTCAGCCGTCGCTGTCGTCGCTCGTCGCGGCCCTCGCCCACACCGAGCGGGACAGCGGCATCGATCTCGCCGCGGTCTCGGACCTCGAGCCGTATTGGGAGGCCGTCCGGCGCCAGTACGCCCCGTTCGAGTCCGGCCTGCCCGGACCCACGGGGCGCGTGTACCACCACGAGATCCCCGGTGGTCAGCTGTCGAACCTCCGCCAGCAGGCCAAGGCTCTCGGCCTCGCCGACGACTTCGAGCTGATCGAGGACATGTACGCGGCAGCCGACCGCATCCTCGGCCGCGTGCCGAAGGTCACCCCGTCGTCGAAGGTGGTGGGTGATCTCGCCCTGCACCTCGCCGCCGTGAAGGCCGACCCGGCGGACTTCGAGGCGAACCCTGAGAAGTACGACGTACCCGATTCGGTCGTCGGCTTCATGGCGGGGGAGCTCGGCGACCTGCCGGGCGGATGGCCGGAGCCGTTCCGCTCGAAGGTACTGGCCGGCCGCTCGGTCCGGACCGGCCTCACCGACATCTCCGCGGACGACGAGCGGGCCCTCGGCGGGGAGAGCGCCGAACGGCGCGAGCGCCTCAACACGCTGCTCTTCCCTGCCCCGACCAGGGAGTTCGCGCAGACGCGCGAGCTGTTCGGCGATCTCTCGGTGCTGGACACGGCCGACTACCTCTACGGCCTCGTGCAGGGGCAGGAGCACCTTGTCGAGATCGACCGCGGCGTGCAGCTGTACGTCGGGCTCGAGGCGATCGGCGACGCCGACGAACGCGGCATCCGCACCGTCATGACGACGCTCAACGGTCAGCTGCGCCCGGTGTTCGTGCGCGATCGATCCGTGGTGGTCGACGCGCACGAGGTCGAGAAGGCCGACACCTCGGTGCCCGGTCAGGTGGCTGCTCCGTTCTCGGGTGTCGTCACGCTCAAGACCGAGGTCGGAGCGTCGGTGGCAGCCGGGGAACCGGTCGCGTCGATCGAGGCTATGAAGATGGAGGCCGCCATCACCGCCCCCGTCGCCGGAGTCGTGGAGCGCCTCGCCATCGGCGAGACGCAGCAGGTCGACGCGGGAGACCTTTTGGTCGTCATCCGTCCGGCGCACTAA
- a CDS encoding methyltransferase domain-containing protein: protein MNHDLSVRDVRVRELMDEADADLGMLERTYERFGIVNALVSRPGLLYRRDIRPRARRGPVRILDIGAGGADVCRLVAARLRRDGLTGSITALDADARAIDWAARHDRGAGIQYRHALSSELVAEGAQFDVIFSNHVLHHLGDGELQGILADSRHLLAPGGIVVHRDIARSPAAYALFAAATWPFARTLFRGSFIREDGLISIRRSYTPRELAAAVPEGWQVRGRLPARLEATWQET, encoded by the coding sequence ATGAACCACGACCTCTCCGTCCGAGACGTGCGCGTGCGCGAGCTCATGGACGAGGCCGACGCCGATCTCGGGATGCTGGAGCGCACCTATGAGCGGTTCGGGATCGTGAACGCGCTCGTCTCCCGGCCGGGGCTGCTCTACCGGCGAGACATCCGTCCCCGCGCACGGCGCGGACCGGTGCGCATCCTCGACATCGGGGCGGGCGGAGCCGACGTGTGCCGCCTCGTCGCGGCCCGTCTGCGGCGCGACGGGCTCACGGGCTCGATCACCGCGCTCGATGCGGATGCGCGGGCGATCGACTGGGCCGCACGGCACGACCGAGGGGCGGGCATCCAGTACCGACATGCCCTGTCGTCGGAGCTCGTCGCCGAAGGCGCGCAGTTCGACGTCATCTTCTCGAACCACGTGCTGCACCACCTCGGCGACGGCGAGCTGCAGGGCATACTCGCCGACTCTCGGCACCTCCTCGCACCGGGCGGGATCGTGGTGCACCGCGACATCGCCCGCAGTCCGGCCGCCTACGCGCTGTTCGCGGCCGCGACCTGGCCGTTCGCGCGCACTCTGTTCCGCGGCTCGTTCATCCGCGAGGACGGTCTCATCAGCATCCGACGCTCGTATACGCCGCGCGAGCTCGCCGCAGCGGTCCCCGAGGGATGGCAGGTGCGCGGCAGGCTCCCGGCCCGACTCGAGGCGACCTGGCAGGAGACCTGA
- a CDS encoding MerR family transcriptional regulator, with translation MAASPARERSASAGLLSIGQVLARLTPEFPDLTSSKLRFLEVQGIVTPSRTESGYRKFSQADIERLRLGLTLQRDHYLPLSVIREQLDEAEAGGDAALTAPPSIAPTPRRYRRDELLSAAGAGPQLLNDAISTGVVTAQETYPESTVALMRGLVALDRHGIEPRHLRSLRQSADREVALIESALSALLRRTDAASRGKAGEMAPNLAAKIDEVRSHFVKEAIAKLLS, from the coding sequence ATGGCGGCTTCCCCCGCCCGTGAACGCTCGGCGTCCGCGGGCCTTCTGAGCATCGGTCAGGTGCTCGCGAGGCTCACGCCGGAGTTCCCCGACCTGACGTCGAGCAAGCTGCGCTTCCTCGAGGTCCAGGGCATCGTCACCCCGTCGCGGACCGAGTCCGGCTACCGCAAGTTCTCACAGGCCGACATCGAGCGTCTGCGCCTCGGCCTCACGCTCCAGCGCGATCACTACCTCCCGCTCAGCGTGATCCGCGAGCAGCTCGACGAGGCGGAGGCGGGAGGGGATGCCGCGCTCACGGCCCCGCCGTCCATCGCGCCGACTCCGCGTCGGTACCGCCGCGATGAGCTGCTGTCCGCGGCAGGAGCCGGGCCGCAGCTGCTCAACGACGCGATCAGCACCGGCGTCGTCACCGCGCAGGAGACCTATCCCGAGTCGACCGTCGCGCTGATGCGCGGTCTCGTCGCTCTCGACCGGCACGGCATCGAACCGCGTCACCTCCGCTCGCTGCGGCAGAGCGCCGACCGCGAGGTCGCGCTCATCGAGTCGGCGCTGTCGGCTCTGCTGCGTCGTACCGATGCCGCATCCCGTGGCAAGGCGGGGGAGATGGCGCCGAATCTGGCAGCCAAGATCGACGAGGTGCGGTCGCACTTCGTGAAGGAAGCGATCGCGAAACTGCTTTCGTAA